The following are encoded together in the Fibrobacter sp. UWB13 genome:
- a CDS encoding fibrobacter succinogenes major paralogous domain-containing protein, translating into MNFRRVVGIFSVVSTIMSFYACGDDKSSSASLLPDEVADKAELETYECNMSVIGGKVFVKSLGKNYECDGEEWFESYDQPKSSAKGKSSSSSKGNSSSSGKSSSSSSEKVSSSSSSAVEQSSSSVMSSSSRPTEILEPETKVNERCSETGACDAMDKNDVGTWHFVRKDDFGDDAEYTYKADGRDLIVTIKSADGSVDSKTYSMYNMESEVGVEMAFNAAKSTCKDGGGNDKKIKTCVKDTTEVLPECDREHEGYLALIGSVYKICKSKSWTKATVLEYDTYGLECLDDGRAVCGNVIDSNKYVCESGKFREANSIERDTYGLDCVEGRTVAGRVNEENKYTCELGKFREANKIEIDTYGFECVEGQTVAGNVNKYNRYTCESGRFRTANEFEIHTYGLECVEGLVVKGSEFSSGYYVCKSGKFVEAADDERSVGLACMANNEGQIAEGRPVSYSGPSPLPMYKYYCSNQEWKNITNWDWNVSKEIRFNPEVKYGSMIDDRDGRVYRTVKIGEQVWMAENLNYSDSIKTPSLKGRSSCYDNKDEYCEVAGRLYTWAAAFDSVARPDLAEKLAYCERTVTVCDVSAKTQGVCPKGWHLPDTTEWINLLVAVGGGRGTWANVRGAEFLKSRTGWSDSGTQNFDDAFGFSMLPAGWWDAQEGYLKFDASGFYAYFWEVTGRHLVVGSGAYAWITNGYKKSMMSVRCVKDE; encoded by the coding sequence GTGAATTTTAGGCGTGTTGTAGGAATTTTTTCTGTTGTTTCGACAATTATGTCGTTTTATGCATGCGGCGACGACAAGTCGTCTTCTGCAAGTTTGTTGCCCGATGAAGTAGCTGATAAAGCTGAACTCGAAACTTACGAATGCAACATGTCTGTCATTGGCGGAAAAGTATTCGTGAAAAGCTTGGGTAAAAATTACGAATGCGATGGCGAAGAATGGTTCGAATCTTACGACCAACCGAAATCGAGTGCGAAGGGTAAGAGTTCTTCGTCTAGTAAAGGAAATAGCTCGTCTTCTGGTAAGTCTTCCTCGTCTTCTTCTGAGAAGGTATCTTCGTCATCGAGTAGTGCGGTGGAACAGTCGAGTAGCAGTGTAATGTCTAGCAGCTCGCGCCCCACAGAAATCCTTGAACCCGAAACCAAAGTGAACGAAAGATGTTCTGAAACGGGAGCCTGCGACGCAATGGATAAGAATGATGTCGGCACGTGGCATTTTGTGCGCAAGGATGATTTTGGCGATGATGCTGAATACACTTACAAGGCTGACGGTCGCGATTTGATTGTAACCATTAAGAGTGCTGATGGCTCGGTAGATTCTAAGACTTATTCCATGTATAATATGGAGTCTGAAGTGGGTGTTGAAATGGCTTTCAATGCTGCGAAGTCCACCTGCAAGGACGGTGGCGGAAACGACAAGAAAATAAAGACTTGCGTGAAGGATACAACGGAAGTTTTGCCAGAGTGTGATCGGGAGCATGAAGGCTACCTTGCGTTAATAGGTTCTGTTTATAAAATTTGCAAGTCGAAATCTTGGACCAAAGCGACTGTATTAGAGTATGATACCTATGGCTTGGAATGTCTCGACGATGGACGAGCCGTATGTGGGAATGTTATTGATAGTAATAAGTATGTGTGTGAATCAGGAAAATTCCGTGAGGCAAATTCCATTGAACGGGATACTTATGGCTTGGATTGCGTTGAAGGACGGACCGTTGCTGGTAGAGTGAATGAAGAAAATAAGTATACATGCGAATTGGGAAAGTTCCGTGAGGCGAATAAAATTGAAATTGATACTTATGGTTTTGAATGCGTTGAAGGGCAAACGGTTGCAGGTAATGTAAATAAATATAACAGGTATACATGCGAATCGGGAAGGTTTCGTACAGCGAATGAATTCGAAATACATACTTATGGTTTGGAGTGTGTTGAAGGGCTTGTTGTTAAAGGTTCTGAATTCAGTTCTGGATATTATGTTTGTAAATCGGGAAAGTTTGTTGAGGCTGCTGACGATGAACGGTCTGTAGGTTTGGCGTGTATGGCTAATAACGAGGGGCAAATTGCTGAGGGGCGTCCTGTGTCTTATTCTGGTCCATCACCGTTGCCTATGTATAAATATTATTGTTCAAATCAGGAGTGGAAAAATATTACAAATTGGGATTGGAATGTTTCGAAAGAAATTCGTTTTAATCCTGAAGTAAAGTATGGCTCCATGATAGACGATCGAGATGGGCGTGTTTATAGAACAGTGAAGATTGGCGAACAAGTGTGGATGGCGGAAAACTTGAATTATTCGGACAGTATAAAAACGCCAAGCCTTAAGGGTAGAAGCTCGTGCTATGATAATAAAGATGAGTATTGCGAAGTGGCTGGTCGACTTTATACTTGGGCTGCTGCATTTGATTCTGTTGCTAGGCCTGATTTGGCGGAAAAATTGGCTTATTGTGAACGAACCGTTACCGTTTGCGATGTTTCAGCCAAGACTCAAGGAGTGTGTCCTAAAGGTTGGCATCTTCCTGACACGACGGAATGGATAAATCTTTTGGTTGCTGTGGGAGGTGGTCGTGGAACTTGGGCGAATGTGCGTGGCGCTGAATTTCTCAAATCTCGAACAGGTTGGTCGGATTCTGGGACTCAAAATTTCGATGATGCTTTTGGCTTTTCTATGTTGCCTGCGGGATGGTGGGATGCTCAAGAAGGTTATTTAAAATTTGATGCGAGTGGTTTTTATGCTTATTTTTGGGAGGTTACGGGGCGTCATTTGGTGGTGGGGAGTGGTGCATACGCATGGATTACGAATGGTTATAAAAAAAGCATGATGAGTGTCCGTTGTGTCAAGGACGAATAG
- a CDS encoding class I SAM-dependent RNA methyltransferase encodes MFFEQAIAHNLPNYTKESDSAYGETLAPLDYKDELKVKNEAIREFWEVNRLARGPQPIVASPMPRNYRTTSKRQVEMKPGDLRFNEYDSILEPEEHNAIYRLLFDKLITPAYKPLAYALNWLIIRGTYKYRIVIFNVKKLDASIVRKLKQISEVLQQSPYHVTAAHAYVDPTGSNYYLEAKRPTDTLNFKQLYGPRELSLDLGHFRLKYPVTGFSQINESQIHNLIKSASRLLGLEKGDHFLDLYCGYGLFSFALGEAAKSVLGVEWEGPSIDCAKASARFLKKNYKFIAGKIDETFVQMRLPRPIPGEPERILLDPPRKGTEPGVIRALAMRKPVRVLHIFCGTDEIPGALAEWERYGYRVKEVLPMDLFPGTPHLETLVALEKK; translated from the coding sequence ATGTTTTTTGAACAAGCAATAGCCCATAACCTCCCGAATTATACGAAGGAATCGGATTCCGCTTACGGCGAAACCCTCGCTCCGCTCGATTACAAGGACGAACTCAAGGTCAAGAACGAAGCCATCCGCGAATTTTGGGAAGTCAACCGCCTTGCACGCGGTCCGCAGCCAATCGTGGCTAGCCCCATGCCGCGCAATTATCGCACGACGTCCAAGCGCCAAGTCGAAATGAAGCCGGGCGACCTCCGCTTTAACGAATACGATAGCATTTTGGAGCCCGAAGAACACAACGCCATTTACCGTCTGCTGTTCGACAAGCTCATCACGCCGGCATACAAGCCGCTCGCCTACGCGCTCAACTGGCTCATCATCCGCGGCACGTACAAGTACCGCATCGTGATTTTCAACGTAAAAAAGCTCGATGCAAGTATCGTGCGCAAGCTCAAGCAGATTTCCGAAGTCTTGCAGCAGAGCCCGTACCACGTGACCGCAGCACATGCCTACGTGGACCCGACAGGCTCCAACTACTATCTCGAAGCAAAGCGCCCGACAGACACGCTCAACTTCAAGCAGCTTTATGGTCCGCGCGAACTTTCGCTCGACCTCGGCCATTTCAGGCTCAAGTACCCGGTGACGGGCTTCAGCCAGATTAACGAAAGCCAGATCCACAACCTCATCAAGTCCGCAAGCCGTTTGCTCGGTCTTGAAAAGGGCGACCACTTCTTGGATCTTTACTGCGGTTACGGTCTCTTCAGCTTTGCACTCGGTGAAGCCGCCAAGTCCGTACTCGGTGTGGAATGGGAAGGCCCGTCCATTGATTGTGCAAAGGCATCCGCAAGATTCTTGAAGAAGAACTACAAGTTCATCGCCGGCAAGATTGACGAGACGTTTGTGCAAATGAGACTTCCGCGACCGATTCCTGGCGAACCGGAACGCATTTTGTTGGATCCGCCACGCAAGGGTACCGAACCGGGCGTCATCCGCGCTCTCGCGATGCGCAAGCCTGTGCGTGTGCTCCACATTTTCTGCGGCACCGACGAAATCCCAGGCGCTCTCGCCGAATGGGAACGTTACGGCTACCGTGTCAAGGAAGTGTTGCCGATGGACCTGTTCCCCGGCACGCCGCACCTCGAAACGCTCGTCGCACTAGAAAAGAAGTAA
- a CDS encoding TIGR02171 family protein, with protein sequence MEKIIQILLLSFWATFMAVSCADENPSIYSLGKTSTSMLEPEEGLVGGLVYVHATGKKTFLGTNIQSAKMLERPQMGVEFTYDFYIGRHEVICKDFNNVMAGATGLNVMCLQDSLPAANVTFYDAILYANALSKLNGMDTAYKYSSMELDAERHCVKMKNFKFQPKANGFRLPTEAEWVLVASEIWNPAQSWNGENSGSVVHPVCSSMDAQKSVCDMAGNMLELVNDRFASFKDTVVSNFAGSVDGDAIGSCVVKGGSFYMSPTSMNLYSRGDTYPILSSTKGDYLGFRLALGAIPDVTWFSEDGEAETASINPLVETADMLKLVESYRAKLVFRNDMTGGLVYVNFAKTPKVVQINDGIEVYHPEISPDGNHVAFSTSMEGSTKKSSVYVRDLNETGSNLVMLSVANAAIPRWRVNPNGDTVIVYVTSAGNNKSDQFLQESTWQVKFSNGRFGTPEKLFDGAYHGGVSKDNLFAISSAPLLRARLSDGITSGEVILYNGEQACNASLAKDGTNRTLFLDFAGSAGREFVGANYGVHERMLVMDGTGTLVQSIPAPAGYTLDHTEWVVGILKDGTNNLVVATLTDYNGNHQKVVLIDLVSGNIVPLVEGAELWHPCLWVWQDNPNVAKPVVNLDSAGVYFNSEDQGPFPFASVELAMRLQSFWKKNENVEVITFGSSMLLNAVIEDSLKPFNALNMGVSMTDIYLSEYLINHYVIPYAPKIRYLVVELSPGFLYRDYESMTGQLRNSSPGMIYDELHLSKATQKEIAELSAAQEYPMALLGQQYLEGTFLLPSGEWGVPVVNVDISAMPFGVPNVQNSLKVFESLKRLADSCGVTLIAAIPPRNPGYKDTGAFDPYGPSWEVAHQIIDAVKAMGIVIFDEYKDGHHDYTDAMAFNPNHVSYLGAAQFSARLEAFLETLK encoded by the coding sequence ATGGAGAAAATTATTCAAATTTTATTGTTGTCGTTTTGGGCAACGTTTATGGCGGTTTCTTGCGCTGACGAAAACCCTAGTATTTATAGTCTGGGGAAAACTTCGACTTCGATGCTTGAGCCGGAAGAAGGACTCGTTGGAGGGCTGGTCTATGTTCACGCTACTGGTAAAAAAACGTTTTTGGGGACGAACATACAATCGGCGAAAATGCTTGAACGCCCACAGATGGGGGTGGAGTTTACCTATGATTTTTATATCGGTCGTCACGAAGTTATCTGTAAAGATTTTAACAATGTAATGGCGGGTGCGACGGGCTTGAACGTGATGTGCTTGCAAGATTCTTTGCCTGCCGCCAATGTGACTTTCTATGATGCGATTTTGTATGCCAATGCCTTAAGCAAATTGAACGGCATGGATACCGCCTATAAATACTCATCGATGGAATTAGATGCCGAAAGACATTGCGTGAAAATGAAGAATTTCAAGTTCCAGCCGAAGGCGAATGGTTTTAGGTTGCCGACCGAGGCGGAATGGGTGTTGGTCGCTTCTGAAATCTGGAATCCGGCGCAATCCTGGAATGGTGAAAATTCGGGTTCCGTGGTGCATCCAGTCTGCTCTTCGATGGACGCGCAAAAGAGTGTCTGCGACATGGCGGGGAACATGCTTGAGCTGGTCAATGACCGTTTTGCATCTTTTAAGGATACGGTCGTTAGCAATTTTGCGGGTTCTGTAGACGGCGATGCCATTGGCTCCTGTGTGGTCAAAGGCGGCAGTTTTTATATGTCACCGACATCAATGAATTTATACAGCAGAGGCGATACTTACCCGATTTTGAGCTCGACAAAGGGCGATTATCTTGGATTCCGTTTGGCGCTTGGTGCAATTCCTGATGTGACGTGGTTCTCGGAAGATGGCGAGGCTGAGACGGCTTCTATAAATCCATTGGTAGAAACTGCTGATATGCTGAAGCTTGTGGAATCGTACAGGGCAAAGCTTGTGTTTAGAAACGATATGACGGGCGGGCTAGTCTATGTGAATTTTGCAAAGACCCCAAAGGTGGTTCAAATTAACGATGGTATTGAAGTGTACCATCCGGAGATTTCACCAGATGGTAATCATGTGGCGTTCAGTACGTCCATGGAAGGGTCTACAAAAAAGTCATCCGTTTATGTCCGAGACTTGAACGAAACTGGTAGCAATCTGGTGATGTTGTCTGTTGCAAATGCGGCGATTCCGCGTTGGCGCGTGAACCCTAATGGCGATACGGTAATCGTTTATGTGACTTCGGCGGGGAACAACAAGAGTGATCAGTTCCTCCAGGAAAGTACGTGGCAAGTCAAATTTTCTAATGGACGGTTTGGAACTCCTGAAAAGCTTTTTGATGGTGCCTATCATGGTGGTGTTTCTAAGGATAATTTGTTTGCGATTTCTTCAGCTCCGTTATTGCGTGCTCGATTGTCTGATGGTATTACAAGTGGCGAAGTCATTTTGTACAATGGCGAACAAGCTTGCAATGCGTCTTTGGCGAAAGACGGAACCAATCGCACCTTGTTCCTCGATTTTGCAGGGAGTGCGGGTCGTGAATTTGTAGGTGCTAATTACGGAGTCCATGAGCGTATGCTTGTTATGGATGGAACGGGAACGTTGGTGCAGTCAATTCCTGCGCCTGCGGGATATACTTTAGACCATACCGAATGGGTTGTCGGCATTTTGAAAGATGGCACCAACAACTTGGTGGTGGCTACTTTGACGGATTACAATGGAAATCATCAAAAGGTTGTTTTAATTGACTTGGTTAGCGGCAATATTGTTCCTCTTGTGGAGGGGGCGGAGCTGTGGCACCCATGTTTGTGGGTCTGGCAGGATAATCCGAATGTGGCTAAACCTGTTGTAAACCTGGATAGCGCCGGTGTTTATTTTAATAGCGAAGACCAGGGACCGTTTCCGTTTGCTTCTGTTGAATTGGCGATGCGTTTACAGTCGTTCTGGAAAAAGAATGAAAATGTCGAAGTCATCACTTTTGGAAGCTCAATGCTTTTGAATGCGGTCATTGAAGATTCCTTAAAGCCTTTCAATGCGCTGAATATGGGCGTGAGCATGACTGATATTTATTTGTCGGAATATCTGATAAATCATTATGTTATACCGTATGCGCCTAAAATAAGATATCTTGTCGTGGAGCTTTCGCCGGGATTTTTGTATCGAGATTATGAATCTATGACGGGCCAACTTCGCAATAGCTCTCCAGGGATGATTTATGATGAATTGCATTTGTCTAAGGCGACACAGAAAGAAATTGCGGAACTGAGTGCGGCTCAGGAATATCCGATGGCTCTGTTAGGGCAACAGTATCTTGAGGGAACTTTCCTATTGCCGTCTGGTGAATGGGGCGTTCCTGTCGTCAATGTCGATATTTCGGCAATGCCGTTTGGTGTTCCGAATGTGCAGAACAGCTTAAAGGTTTTTGAATCTCTAAAGCGATTGGCGGATTCGTGTGGGGTGACTTTGATTGCTGCAATTCCGCCGCGCAACCCGGGGTATAAGGATACGGGGGCTTTTGACCCGTATGGCCCGAGTTGGGAGGTGGCGCACCAGATTATTGATGCGGTTAAGGCGATGGGCATCGTAATTTTCGATGAATATAAAGATGGCCATCACGACTATACCGACGCGATGGCTTTTAATCCCAACCATGTGAGTTATTTGGGGGCTGCTCAGTTCAGCGCAAGGCTAGAAGCCTTCTTGGAAACGCTGAAGTAG
- a CDS encoding MFS transporter — protein sequence METKSNIPDNTLWSRTFITVAAANFLLFFSFYQLLPILPLYIIDKFQTDNATAGFIISLYTIGALACRPFAGFLVDTFSRKPLYFWTFFAFTLCFLGYKTVGLLPILAVVRFAHGLFFGISSTASNTVAIDALPASRRGEGIGYFGISVNLAFATGPMTGMFLYEAFGDGIVFAISTILCVIGLVLVQTLKVKPREKKVCTPLSLDRFFLTRAVPQFANFIFVGFAYGPVTNYIAIYANELGIGGTGWFYALIATGLILNRIMTGRLIDRGYLIHLVGSGMTLIVIAYFILAFSHGPITFFLSAFLIGTSLGLIFPGYQTMCVNLARHDQRGTANSTYLSGWDIGIGTGILVGGAMANHFGMHQQVFFVCGIALAIADIMFLTYTSRHYLKNKLEG from the coding sequence ATGGAAACAAAGTCCAACATTCCCGATAATACACTTTGGAGCCGCACGTTCATTACCGTTGCAGCGGCGAACTTTTTGCTGTTCTTTAGCTTTTACCAGCTATTGCCAATTTTGCCGTTGTACATCATCGACAAATTCCAGACAGACAACGCGACTGCCGGTTTTATCATTTCGCTCTACACGATTGGGGCGCTCGCCTGCAGACCATTTGCCGGATTTCTCGTTGATACATTCAGCCGAAAGCCGCTGTATTTTTGGACATTTTTTGCGTTTACACTCTGCTTTTTAGGCTACAAGACGGTCGGACTGTTGCCGATTCTAGCGGTCGTGCGTTTTGCACACGGACTGTTCTTCGGCATCTCGAGTACCGCAAGTAATACGGTGGCTATTGATGCACTGCCCGCAAGTCGCCGAGGCGAAGGCATCGGGTATTTCGGGATTAGCGTGAACTTAGCCTTCGCCACCGGTCCCATGACCGGAATGTTTCTTTACGAAGCATTCGGCGACGGAATCGTTTTTGCCATTTCTACAATCCTTTGCGTGATTGGACTTGTGCTTGTGCAGACGCTCAAGGTAAAGCCCCGCGAAAAGAAGGTCTGCACCCCGCTTTCGCTTGACCGATTCTTCCTCACACGCGCGGTTCCGCAATTTGCAAACTTCATCTTCGTCGGATTCGCTTACGGTCCAGTCACAAACTACATCGCCATTTACGCCAATGAGCTTGGCATTGGCGGCACGGGCTGGTTCTATGCTCTCATCGCCACAGGCCTCATCTTGAACCGCATCATGACAGGCCGCTTGATTGACCGCGGTTACCTGATTCATCTTGTGGGTTCCGGAATGACGCTGATCGTCATCGCCTACTTCATTCTTGCCTTTAGCCACGGGCCCATTACGTTTTTCCTGTCGGCATTCCTTATCGGCACAAGCCTCGGGCTTATCTTTCCCGGCTACCAGACCATGTGCGTGAATCTCGCCCGCCACGACCAGCGCGGTACGGCAAACAGCACCTATCTTTCGGGATGGGATATCGGCATTGGAACAGGAATTCTCGTAGGTGGCGCCATGGCAAACCACTTCGGGATGCACCAGCAAGTGTTCTTCGTCTGCGGCATAGCACTCGCCATCGCCGACATCATGTTCCTTACATACACATCAAGGCATTACCTGAAAAATAAACTCGAAGGGTAA
- a CDS encoding GGDEF domain-containing protein: protein MSVFGFYVEVNAGCIVILLLLLYSIKRLPTPQVKYELFQTLVLWHIVYFISDSVWALVNDATIPKNTFTVLAVNYFNAIIMPVVAYNCFMFAEISTRPEMTRKQIERFRCKLRIPIIVQFVVLLISFWIAPDFWLDDRLEPIGFYYFILSFLPLIYWMAGTVRGLLRTRTMLNRANLGTYLIVASYTPGVLVAGGAQVLFALTTPIFCFWCTAIILFAYLHMQNQLISTDSLTMLNNRNRLHDYLHQPREEKDSFVIMVDVDHFKQINDTYGHAEGDRALIIVSQALKKACERLGSSMFLCRYGGDEFLMIAQTEVPDDVVKEVRECLQEEVAKSVSRSYKIEASMGFARWDGNPESFKESMINADKKMYEDKRLA, encoded by the coding sequence ATGAGCGTTTTTGGATTTTATGTCGAAGTCAATGCGGGATGCATCGTGATACTGCTGCTGCTTTTGTACAGTATCAAGAGACTCCCGACTCCGCAGGTTAAGTATGAACTTTTCCAGACGCTTGTGCTTTGGCATATTGTCTATTTCATAAGTGACTCTGTTTGGGCGCTTGTGAACGATGCTACTATCCCGAAAAATACGTTTACTGTCTTGGCGGTGAATTATTTCAATGCCATTATTATGCCGGTTGTCGCGTACAACTGTTTTATGTTTGCTGAAATCAGCACGCGTCCGGAGATGACTCGCAAGCAGATTGAACGGTTCCGGTGCAAATTGCGTATCCCGATTATCGTGCAGTTTGTGGTGTTGCTCATTTCTTTTTGGATTGCTCCCGACTTTTGGCTTGATGACCGACTAGAACCCATTGGCTTTTATTATTTCATCTTATCATTCTTGCCGTTGATTTATTGGATGGCGGGGACTGTCCGTGGTTTGCTCCGTACGCGAACCATGCTGAATAGGGCTAATCTTGGAACGTATCTGATTGTGGCTAGCTATACGCCGGGTGTGTTAGTGGCGGGCGGTGCTCAGGTTCTCTTTGCATTGACGACTCCGATTTTCTGCTTCTGGTGTACCGCTATTATTTTGTTTGCGTATTTGCATATGCAAAACCAGTTGATTTCGACGGATTCATTGACGATGCTCAATAACCGCAATCGTCTGCATGACTATTTGCATCAGCCGCGCGAAGAGAAAGACTCTTTTGTGATTATGGTGGACGTGGATCACTTCAAGCAAATTAATGATACGTACGGCCATGCCGAAGGTGACCGTGCGCTCATTATTGTTTCGCAGGCGCTCAAGAAGGCTTGTGAACGCTTGGGGTCTTCGATGTTCCTCTGCCGTTATGGTGGCGACGAGTTCTTGATGATTGCGCAGACTGAAGTCCCGGACGATGTGGTTAAGGAAGTCCGCGAATGCTTGCAAGAAGAAGTCGCGAAGAGCGTGTCACGCTCCTATAAGATTGAGGCGAGCATGGGCTTTGCCCGCTGGGATGGAAATCCCGAAAGCTTCAAGGAAAGCATGATCAACGCCGACAAAAAAATGTACGAAGACAAACGCTTGGCCTAG
- a CDS encoding TIGR02147 family protein, with translation MKAIIEYSDFRQYMRDFYEERKLRHVFSWREFSKAAGFTSSSYMKVVCDGKSNLSRIGVERTGQAMGLVGFEMDYFRAMVNFGQETDEAKKKAAYEEMLEIARVHKVRVVEGDLFEFYESWRNPVLRELAPLMPGATPGELAKMCYTDVSAADIKQSLDFLVKAGFLNKTGENTYTQTETSIKGSPEATKLAIRDMHREMAKIAANSLDLARTERNFSGITMGISKDSYEQIVKELDECRRKIVSIAAGDKNIDQVYRLNLQLFPLTRKAKENGND, from the coding sequence ATGAAAGCAATTATCGAATACTCAGACTTCCGACAGTACATGCGCGACTTTTACGAAGAGCGCAAGCTCCGCCATGTTTTCTCATGGCGTGAATTTTCCAAAGCCGCAGGTTTTACCTCATCTTCATACATGAAGGTCGTCTGCGACGGGAAAAGTAATTTGAGCCGTATCGGCGTCGAGCGCACTGGGCAAGCCATGGGGCTTGTCGGATTTGAGATGGACTACTTCAGAGCAATGGTCAACTTCGGCCAAGAAACGGACGAAGCAAAAAAGAAGGCCGCCTACGAAGAAATGCTCGAAATCGCCAGAGTCCACAAAGTCAGAGTCGTCGAAGGCGACCTGTTTGAATTTTACGAAAGCTGGAGAAACCCGGTCTTACGAGAACTCGCCCCGCTCATGCCAGGCGCCACCCCGGGTGAACTCGCCAAAATGTGCTACACGGACGTTTCCGCCGCCGACATCAAGCAGTCCCTAGATTTTTTGGTCAAGGCAGGGTTCCTCAACAAGACCGGAGAGAACACTTACACCCAGACCGAAACATCCATCAAGGGATCCCCCGAGGCAACCAAGCTCGCCATCCGCGACATGCATCGTGAAATGGCAAAAATTGCGGCAAATTCGCTGGATCTTGCCCGTACCGAACGCAATTTTAGCGGAATCACCATGGGAATTTCCAAGGACTCCTACGAACAAATCGTCAAGGAACTCGACGAATGCCGCCGTAAAATCGTAAGCATTGCCGCAGGCGACAAGAACATCGATCAAGTTTATAGATTAAATTTACAGTTATTCCCTCTCACAAGAAAGGCGAAGGAGAATGGTAATGACTAA
- the tsaA gene encoding tRNA (N6-threonylcarbamoyladenosine(37)-N6)-methyltransferase TrmO, translating to MEITPIGTFYGDAVYKYDAPRQGRLFAGHPGRIVLNPGRNFEMALRDLEGFERIWVIFQFHENGGWRPTTRPPVPPKGKDRVGTFASRSPYRPNPIGLSCVRLLKVDGLTLYVDESDLLNGTPVLDIKPYIPMADAFPDAKAGWVEEQVGDLWAVEMSEKFAEQNRWIAERSSFDLESFAQVQLSRGNFSKDVFDSSRRRLTIGENSKTGVLAYRTFRIHFSYDDVACKVVLESITSGYTPEELHSPEDKYGDKKIHKEFVDLYK from the coding sequence ATGGAAATCACTCCCATCGGCACATTTTACGGTGATGCTGTTTACAAGTACGACGCTCCCAGGCAGGGGCGCCTTTTTGCGGGGCATCCGGGGCGGATTGTGTTGAATCCTGGGCGAAATTTCGAGATGGCTCTCCGTGATTTGGAGGGCTTTGAGCGCATTTGGGTGATTTTTCAGTTCCACGAAAATGGTGGCTGGCGTCCGACAACGCGTCCGCCTGTGCCGCCGAAGGGCAAAGATCGTGTAGGGACTTTTGCAAGTCGCAGTCCTTATCGCCCGAATCCGATTGGGCTCAGCTGTGTGCGTCTTTTAAAAGTTGATGGTCTTACGTTATATGTAGATGAATCGGATTTGCTGAATGGAACGCCTGTGCTTGATATCAAACCGTACATTCCGATGGCAGACGCATTCCCCGATGCAAAAGCGGGGTGGGTTGAAGAGCAAGTCGGTGACCTTTGGGCTGTTGAAATGTCTGAAAAGTTCGCCGAACAGAATCGCTGGATTGCTGAGCGCAGTTCTTTTGACTTGGAAAGCTTTGCGCAGGTGCAGCTTTCGCGTGGGAATTTTTCCAAAGATGTTTTTGACAGCTCTCGACGTCGGTTGACGATTGGTGAAAATTCCAAAACGGGTGTGCTTGCTTACCGCACGTTCCGCATCCATTTTAGCTATGACGATGTGGCTTGCAAGGTTGTGCTTGAAAGCATTACGAGCGGCTACACACCTGAAGAACTCCATTCTCCCGAAGATAAATACGGCGACAAAAAAATCCACAAGGAATTTGTGGATTTGTATAAATAA